The following are from one region of the Alicyclobacillus fastidiosus genome:
- a CDS encoding YafY family protein, translated as MKAERLITIMMCLEQEKRMTARDLAKRLEVSERTVYRDIDALCRAGIPIRADFGVGGGFSLPANYRAGLHELGTKEIQALFLHVSTRPLRELGIGQGFDTALWKLRSALTERNQQEVTWIQDRVYLDHEAWSKSKAGTRYLPTLQAAIWRDTRVLITYEPRTGGTLTASIAPYGLIAKAGMWFVAAEHNHQVRAFRLARIQEVQATNTHFVRPEDFHLQVFWDEWSQRHESIRSQYRVKLRVAKELFATLRRECDEMTVEVPGEHRADSVSNTFEVSMTFESMNSAKARILGWGADVQVISPVELRDSIRSCVEAVLRSYARSAGENS; from the coding sequence GTGAAGGCTGAACGATTAATTACCATTATGATGTGTCTAGAACAAGAAAAGAGGATGACCGCTCGCGATTTGGCAAAGCGCCTTGAAGTGTCTGAGCGAACGGTCTATCGCGATATCGATGCACTCTGCAGAGCAGGCATACCCATTCGCGCAGATTTCGGCGTAGGAGGGGGATTTTCATTACCTGCAAATTACAGGGCTGGCCTGCACGAACTCGGGACCAAGGAAATCCAGGCTCTATTTCTCCATGTTTCAACCCGCCCGCTTCGCGAGCTAGGCATAGGTCAAGGGTTTGATACAGCGCTATGGAAGTTGCGGAGTGCTTTGACTGAACGCAATCAGCAGGAAGTCACGTGGATACAGGATAGGGTCTACCTAGATCACGAAGCGTGGAGCAAGAGCAAAGCGGGGACGCGTTACTTACCCACTTTGCAGGCAGCGATTTGGCGAGATACCCGAGTCCTCATCACTTACGAGCCGAGAACAGGTGGTACATTGACCGCTTCCATCGCTCCTTATGGATTGATCGCCAAGGCTGGAATGTGGTTCGTTGCAGCGGAGCACAATCACCAGGTTCGGGCCTTTCGACTGGCTAGAATACAGGAAGTACAAGCGACGAATACCCACTTCGTGCGGCCAGAGGATTTTCATCTGCAAGTCTTTTGGGACGAGTGGTCTCAAAGACATGAATCCATTCGGTCTCAGTACCGCGTCAAGTTGCGGGTCGCTAAGGAATTGTTTGCCACCTTACGGCGAGAATGCGACGAAATGACTGTGGAGGTCCCGGGTGAACATCGCGCCGATTCAGTCTCCAATACGTTTGAAGTAAGCATGACGTTTGAGAGCATGAACTCAGCCAAGGCGCGAATATTAGGGTGGGGGGCGGATGTACAGGTGATATCCCCCGTGGAATTGCGCGACAGCATTCGATCCTGTGTGGAGGCGGTTCTGCGCTCTTATGCTCGAAGCGCAGGGGAGAATTCTTGA
- a CDS encoding DeoR/GlpR transcriptional regulator — MKNVAEKSLIAKLAVQHIRPGDRIALDASTTAWQVALELPNVQLTVLTNSLQVAYLLRDREQVEVISTGGILQPKSLSFIGPLAEETMSSFYVNKAFISCEGFHTEYGLSESNPLQAQIKQKMIEIAEEVYLLADHTKIQVRNFVPVAPLSQIDTLITDSQVSHEYVDELRRLNIEVLQASFC; from the coding sequence ATGAAGAATGTTGCTGAAAAGTCCTTGATTGCGAAGTTAGCAGTGCAGCACATTCGGCCAGGCGATAGAATTGCTCTTGATGCCAGTACCACTGCGTGGCAAGTGGCGTTGGAACTGCCAAATGTGCAACTGACAGTACTGACAAACTCTTTGCAAGTAGCGTATCTGCTTCGGGATCGCGAACAAGTGGAAGTCATTTCGACAGGGGGCATACTGCAGCCAAAGTCTTTGTCGTTTATCGGACCGTTGGCCGAAGAGACCATGTCAAGTTTTTATGTGAACAAAGCCTTCATATCGTGTGAAGGGTTTCATACAGAATACGGACTTAGCGAATCGAATCCACTTCAAGCACAAATCAAACAAAAGATGATCGAAATTGCAGAGGAAGTGTATCTGTTAGCGGATCACACAAAAATTCAGGTACGCAATTTTGTTCCAGTGGCTCCTCTCAGTCAGATTGATACGCTAATCACAGATTCACAGGTTAGTCATGAGTATGTAGATGAGTTGAGACGTCTTAACATCGAAGTATTACAGGCATCATTCTGCTGA
- a CDS encoding MFS transporter, whose protein sequence is MLFILGVIFAPLGLLGNRIIFLTLLIVAFIAWLLQRQLGESQRWEEEKRKEKQGTKVAASPYKTLFSNMTSFKVLIFLVGVYLFWNLVAGEMFPTILSGLGFKVAGTFMIVFLVLSLLIGLIWTPRTRGKSLEQIESTLSVK, encoded by the coding sequence GTGCTTTTCATTTTGGGCGTTATATTTGCGCCACTCGGCCTTTTAGGGAATCGAATCATTTTTCTAACGCTTCTAATTGTTGCATTCATTGCCTGGTTGCTTCAGCGCCAGTTGGGAGAATCGCAACGTTGGGAAGAAGAAAAACGCAAAGAGAAACAAGGAACGAAAGTTGCCGCCAGTCCCTACAAGACATTGTTCTCAAATATGACCAGTTTTAAGGTCCTCATTTTCCTGGTAGGCGTTTATCTCTTCTGGAATCTTGTGGCTGGTGAGATGTTCCCAACCATTCTGAGTGGATTAGGATTTAAGGTCGCGGGGACTTTCATGATTGTATTCTTGGTTCTGTCCTTGCTGATTGGTCTCATCTGGACACCGCGTACTCGAGGGAAATCGTTGGAACAAATTGAAAGTACTCTGAGCGTGAAATGA
- a CDS encoding MFS transporter, which yields MSAMTNYLEAGSIVAGASGLSLWGSYLHLHSLAIGILGAVSANAFGGAVGALLGGRLSDKYGRKFIYAYDVLVYMVGVALIMLSVNLPMLLAGFIVTGIAVGAGVPASWTYISEIASSDERARHVGASQLAWSLGPQCFSFWALYLRHSAF from the coding sequence ATGAGCGCCATGACAAACTATTTAGAAGCGGGATCAATTGTAGCTGGAGCGAGCGGTTTATCGCTATGGGGTTCGTATCTTCATTTGCATAGTTTAGCTATTGGTATTCTGGGTGCTGTAAGCGCTAACGCTTTTGGTGGCGCAGTCGGTGCATTGCTTGGAGGCAGACTGTCAGATAAGTATGGCCGTAAATTTATTTATGCTTACGATGTGCTCGTATACATGGTAGGCGTTGCTCTCATTATGTTGTCAGTTAATCTGCCTATGCTCCTCGCAGGGTTTATCGTAACGGGGATTGCAGTTGGAGCTGGTGTCCCAGCTTCGTGGACCTACATCTCCGAGATTGCTTCCTCAGACGAACGTGCTAGACATGTAGGCGCTTCCCAGCTTGCATGGTCATTGGGGCCGCAGTGCTTTTCATTTTGGGCGTTATATTTGCGCCACTCGGCCTTTTAG
- a CDS encoding DeoR/GlpR family DNA-binding transcription regulator: MMAVERQRKIADLVNEKGSIRVHEISQLFDVTPETARRDLDLLESEGKLRRTHGGAVRMDDGQGDVPYVERESTNSKEKLEVARLALSHISAGDKIALDASSTAWFLAREIPDMPLTVLTNSVRVIQELSSKERIQVISTGGILRSQSMSFVGPLAEETLSKYYVNKAFISCKGVHLEYGVSEANEWQAIVKRRMTSIADETYLLVDHTKFGLRDFTHVLDLADVAHILTDSQVPDEVNEKFLERGTQIERS; the protein is encoded by the coding sequence ATGATGGCAGTGGAGCGTCAGAGAAAAATAGCTGATCTCGTCAACGAGAAAGGGAGTATTCGTGTTCATGAGATTAGTCAATTGTTTGACGTGACTCCGGAGACTGCACGTCGAGACCTTGATTTGTTGGAAAGTGAAGGGAAACTGCGACGCACTCACGGTGGGGCTGTTCGAATGGATGACGGGCAAGGCGACGTACCCTACGTAGAAAGAGAGAGCACGAATTCGAAAGAAAAGTTAGAAGTCGCGAGGTTAGCCCTTTCCCACATCAGTGCAGGCGATAAAATTGCCCTCGACGCAAGTTCCACTGCGTGGTTTTTAGCTCGAGAGATTCCAGATATGCCGCTCACGGTACTAACGAATTCCGTCAGAGTGATCCAAGAACTTAGTTCTAAGGAAAGAATACAAGTGATCTCAACCGGCGGCATTCTTCGGTCACAGTCCATGTCGTTTGTCGGACCGCTTGCCGAGGAAACACTAAGCAAATACTACGTCAATAAAGCGTTTATTTCCTGTAAAGGTGTTCACCTTGAGTACGGGGTCAGTGAGGCTAACGAATGGCAAGCCATCGTTAAACGACGTATGACGTCGATCGCAGATGAAACATATCTTTTGGTAGACCACACAAAGTTTGGTCTCAGGGACTTCACGCATGTGCTCGATCTCGCTGACGTTGCGCACATCTTAACGGATTCACAGGTACCTGACGAAGTGAATGAGAAATTTCTTGAGCGTGGAACTCAAATCGAGAGATCATAA
- the rhaI gene encoding L-rhamnose isomerase has product MSQLSDRAYSLFEEQQKIRGIDVEVVKRKMKSLKIETPSWGYGDSGTRFKVFKKVGVPRDPYEKFEDAAVVNQLTGACPTVAIHIPWDKVENFGALKSHAESLGLKIGAVNPNVFQEDEYMLGSVTNADPEIRRKALNHLIECVDIMKEVGSDILSLWFADGTNYPGQGHIRQRKQWLQEALDQTYKKLTPEMRMLIEYKFFEPGFYHTDLADWGMSFNAASKLGPQAEVLVDTGHHAQGTNVEHIVAYLLDEGKLGGFHFNSRKYADDDLIVGTTNPYELFLIFYQILDALAYGDDRARRSAENIAYMIDQSHSIEPKIPAMIRSVLNIQTQYAKALLINHEELQEAQRKNDVLGAEHAIRSAYEIDVTPLLVSIREEQGIPHDPMRAYLDSDYSKKIEARGVGGSSW; this is encoded by the coding sequence GTGAGTCAGCTATCTGATCGTGCCTATAGTTTGTTTGAAGAGCAGCAGAAGATTCGAGGAATCGATGTAGAGGTAGTCAAGCGTAAAATGAAGAGTCTCAAAATCGAAACGCCATCCTGGGGATACGGGGATTCAGGTACTCGGTTTAAGGTCTTTAAGAAAGTTGGAGTGCCGCGCGACCCCTACGAAAAATTTGAAGATGCTGCCGTTGTCAATCAGCTTACCGGGGCGTGTCCGACTGTAGCCATTCACATCCCTTGGGATAAAGTCGAAAACTTTGGGGCATTGAAGAGTCATGCGGAGTCTTTAGGATTGAAGATTGGCGCAGTCAATCCAAATGTCTTCCAAGAGGATGAGTATATGCTTGGAAGTGTGACGAATGCAGATCCGGAAATTCGCCGGAAAGCGTTGAATCATTTGATTGAATGCGTGGATATCATGAAAGAAGTAGGTTCGGACATTTTGAGCCTTTGGTTTGCGGATGGCACCAACTATCCAGGTCAAGGTCATATCCGTCAGCGCAAGCAATGGTTGCAAGAGGCGTTAGACCAGACCTATAAGAAGTTAACGCCTGAAATGCGGATGTTAATCGAATACAAGTTCTTTGAACCCGGCTTTTATCACACGGATCTTGCCGACTGGGGAATGTCCTTCAACGCAGCAAGCAAGTTAGGGCCACAGGCAGAAGTGTTAGTTGACACGGGACACCATGCTCAGGGCACGAACGTAGAGCATATTGTCGCGTATCTGTTAGACGAGGGGAAACTTGGAGGCTTTCACTTTAATAGCCGGAAATACGCAGATGACGACTTAATCGTGGGAACGACGAACCCGTATGAACTGTTCCTGATTTTTTATCAAATTCTAGATGCTCTTGCATACGGGGATGACCGGGCGAGACGTTCAGCCGAAAATATTGCCTACATGATCGATCAAAGTCATTCGATTGAGCCCAAAATACCGGCCATGATTCGATCCGTATTGAACATCCAAACTCAATACGCAAAAGCTCTGTTGATTAATCATGAGGAACTCCAAGAGGCGCAAAGGAAGAACGATGTTTTAGGAGCTGAACACGCGATTCGTAGTGCCTACGAGATCGATGTTACTCCATTGCTGGTTTCAATTCGAGAAGAGCAGGGTATTCCGCACGATCCGATGCGTGCCTACCTCGATAGCGACTATAGCAAAAAGATCGAAGCCCGGGGCGTTGGGGGAAGCAGTTGGTAA
- a CDS encoding bifunctional aldolase/short-chain dehydrogenase yields the protein MTKLTGLNELVERSNKLGSDRSVCNWGGGNTSVKAKGVDHMGREIDVLWVKGSGSDLAQATEKSFTALRLSEVLPLFEREAMADEEMVEYLAQCMLDHKHPRSSIETLLHAFIPFPHIDHTHPDSIISLCCSDNGKELAKEMFGDRAVWVPYIRPGFALSKLIGEAVRNNPTCELVLMEKHGLITWGSTSEECYANTIRIINEAAEYIRSRVNEETLFGGAKYHTLPDEQRESVAAEIMPLIRGVVSELKHTILTYDAGEDILQFVNSQDASSLSQVGAACPDHLVHTKRTPLYLDWNPNNGDVEGLKQQLKRGLADYKASYIAYYEKNIDLDVPMHDPYPRVILIPGIGAIGTGKTKKMANIAIALYRRAVSVMKGSTTLGKFVSLNEKESFDVEYWPLELYKLSLAPAERELARKVAYITGGAGGIGSATARRIAKEGAHVVLADLALEAAVKAASQLNEEFGEGTAVAVPLDVTNEEKVISSFKQAVLAYGGVDVFVSNAGLASSSPLIETTIGDWNKNMSVLGTGYFLTSREAFRVMVEQGRGGSVIFVTSKNAIYAGKDAAAYSSAKALEGHLARCLAVEGGPHGIRVNSVLPDAVLQGSNIWNSAWREERARAYGIAPEQLEEHYRKRTILNVNISTFDIAEGILFFASPRSEKTTGCMLTIDGGVAAAFPR from the coding sequence GTGACAAAACTCACAGGATTAAATGAGTTGGTTGAACGCTCCAATAAGCTGGGTTCTGATCGAAGCGTTTGCAATTGGGGGGGTGGCAATACCTCCGTGAAGGCTAAAGGTGTCGACCACATGGGGCGTGAAATAGATGTCTTGTGGGTGAAAGGCAGCGGGTCTGACCTTGCCCAAGCTACCGAGAAGAGTTTCACGGCATTGCGCCTATCGGAAGTGCTCCCTTTGTTTGAACGTGAAGCCATGGCCGACGAGGAGATGGTGGAATACTTAGCGCAATGTATGCTTGACCATAAGCACCCACGGTCGTCGATAGAGACCTTACTACACGCGTTTATTCCGTTCCCACATATCGATCATACGCATCCCGACAGCATTATTTCGCTTTGCTGCAGCGACAACGGGAAGGAATTGGCGAAGGAGATGTTCGGTGACAGAGCGGTTTGGGTCCCGTATATTCGCCCTGGCTTCGCGCTTTCCAAGCTCATTGGCGAGGCCGTGCGGAACAATCCAACCTGCGAATTGGTCTTAATGGAAAAGCACGGGCTGATCACCTGGGGGAGTACGTCCGAGGAGTGCTACGCAAACACCATTCGAATTATCAACGAGGCTGCAGAGTACATCCGCTCGCGTGTAAATGAAGAAACATTGTTCGGGGGAGCGAAATATCACACGTTGCCAGACGAACAGCGGGAATCCGTAGCGGCAGAAATCATGCCTCTTATTCGCGGAGTCGTTTCTGAGTTGAAACACACAATTCTCACCTATGATGCTGGTGAGGATATTCTTCAGTTTGTCAATAGCCAGGATGCGAGTTCCTTGTCGCAAGTTGGCGCGGCTTGCCCCGACCACCTGGTTCACACCAAGAGGACCCCGTTGTATCTCGATTGGAATCCGAACAATGGCGATGTCGAGGGACTTAAGCAACAACTGAAGCGTGGTCTTGCGGATTACAAGGCAAGTTATATCGCTTACTACGAAAAGAACATTGACCTCGATGTTCCCATGCACGATCCGTATCCACGTGTTATCTTAATCCCTGGAATCGGAGCAATTGGAACGGGTAAAACGAAAAAGATGGCGAATATCGCGATCGCACTTTATCGTCGAGCTGTATCTGTGATGAAGGGCTCGACTACGCTTGGCAAGTTCGTTTCTTTAAATGAAAAGGAATCATTTGATGTCGAGTATTGGCCGCTAGAACTTTATAAGCTGTCACTCGCACCTGCAGAACGAGAACTAGCTCGAAAAGTCGCTTATATCACTGGTGGTGCAGGTGGCATCGGAAGTGCGACGGCACGACGTATCGCAAAGGAAGGCGCGCATGTCGTGCTTGCCGATCTCGCGCTCGAAGCAGCCGTGAAGGCAGCTAGCCAACTCAACGAAGAGTTTGGAGAAGGCACGGCAGTTGCCGTACCTCTAGACGTTACCAACGAAGAAAAAGTCATCTCTTCGTTCAAACAGGCTGTGCTAGCATATGGCGGAGTTGACGTATTTGTCTCAAATGCAGGGCTGGCCAGTTCGTCGCCATTGATTGAAACAACCATCGGCGACTGGAATAAGAATATGAGTGTACTTGGCACTGGGTATTTCCTGACATCCCGGGAAGCATTCCGAGTCATGGTAGAACAAGGACGCGGGGGTTCCGTCATCTTCGTAACCTCGAAAAATGCGATTTATGCAGGGAAAGACGCCGCTGCTTACAGTTCTGCAAAGGCTTTGGAAGGACATCTCGCACGTTGTTTGGCGGTGGAAGGAGGACCACACGGTATTCGTGTTAATTCTGTCCTACCCGACGCAGTGCTTCAGGGATCGAACATTTGGAACTCCGCTTGGCGTGAAGAACGGGCTCGCGCTTATGGCATCGCACCTGAACAGTTAGAAGAGCATTACCGCAAGCGGACGATATTGAATGTAAATATCTCTACCTTTGATATCGCTGAGGGGATTCTCTTCTTTGCGTCGCCGCGATCGGAAAAGACGACTGGTTGTATGTTAACGATCGATGGCGGTGTAGCGGCTGCATTCCCACGATAA
- a CDS encoding rhamnulokinase, with translation MQNLLAVDLGASSGRVMRAAFNGDTLSLQEVRRFQNKPLYINNRMHWNIYSIFQEIKEGILDAVSSHGAIRSLAIDSWAVDFGLVDSNGHLLDLPRHYRDARNGKAMENVVSQVGKSRLFGRTGIQLQPFNTLYQLYAMKQENENLLEAADTLLLIPDLLNFLLTGEKYAEFSNATTTQFLNAESREWDHELLSQLQLPSRLLPTIVKPGTGAGLLKDDELLRTQLLGALEVIHTTSHDTASAVVSVPSQSENYAYISSGTWSLVGTVVPKPIINEKTAAFNFTNEGGLGNYRLLKNVMGLWLVQETQRTFQSLGEPYDIERLVHRARLASPFRFMFDPDDSRLLQPGDIPETIRQICRETGQRLPDNSGSLIRGIFESLALKYRYALDQLELITGERYDAIHIIGGGSQNQLLSQFTANATNRPVIVGPVEASAMGNVLVQLLALGEVGSTSQMSELVQRSVEQVTYVPHENGVWESAYEKFTSIIEAK, from the coding sequence GTGCAAAATTTATTAGCTGTTGATTTGGGAGCATCTTCTGGGCGTGTGATGCGGGCGGCTTTCAATGGAGACACCTTAAGTTTGCAGGAGGTTCGTCGTTTCCAAAACAAGCCGCTATACATCAATAACCGAATGCACTGGAATATATACTCCATCTTTCAAGAAATAAAAGAGGGAATACTGGACGCTGTATCCTCCCACGGGGCAATTCGTTCGCTGGCTATAGACAGTTGGGCAGTGGACTTCGGTCTGGTGGATTCAAACGGGCATCTCCTTGATTTACCAAGGCACTACCGGGATGCAAGAAATGGAAAAGCGATGGAGAACGTCGTTTCTCAAGTTGGGAAATCGCGTCTATTCGGACGGACTGGGATACAGTTGCAGCCATTTAACACGCTTTATCAACTCTACGCTATGAAGCAGGAGAATGAAAATTTGTTAGAAGCAGCGGATACGCTGCTTTTAATTCCAGACTTGCTTAATTTCCTGCTTACAGGAGAAAAGTACGCTGAATTCTCCAATGCGACCACTACGCAATTCCTAAATGCGGAGTCCAGGGAATGGGATCACGAGTTATTGTCCCAATTACAACTCCCCTCCAGACTATTGCCGACGATCGTGAAACCGGGTACAGGTGCCGGATTGTTGAAAGATGACGAGCTTTTACGCACGCAGTTACTTGGAGCGTTGGAGGTCATTCATACGACTTCACACGACACAGCTTCGGCAGTGGTTTCCGTTCCGAGTCAAAGTGAGAACTACGCCTACATCAGTTCTGGCACTTGGTCTCTTGTCGGGACGGTTGTTCCAAAACCGATTATCAACGAAAAAACAGCAGCCTTTAATTTCACAAACGAAGGCGGTTTGGGCAATTATCGTCTTTTGAAGAATGTGATGGGGCTTTGGTTAGTTCAAGAAACGCAACGCACGTTTCAATCGCTTGGTGAACCATATGATATCGAGCGGCTTGTCCACCGGGCGAGGTTGGCGAGTCCTTTCCGATTTATGTTTGATCCGGATGACTCGCGACTTTTGCAGCCGGGAGATATCCCTGAAACCATTCGACAAATTTGCCGGGAGACAGGACAGCGCTTACCCGACAACTCAGGTTCTCTCATCCGAGGGATCTTTGAGTCGCTAGCGTTGAAGTATCGTTATGCGCTCGACCAACTTGAATTGATAACCGGTGAACGCTATGACGCGATTCACATCATCGGTGGCGGTTCACAAAACCAATTGCTGTCCCAGTTTACTGCCAACGCGACAAATCGGCCTGTCATTGTAGGACCGGTTGAAGCAAGTGCAATGGGGAACGTGCTGGTTCAGCTGTTGGCCTTAGGTGAGGTGGGTTCGACTTCTCAGATGAGTGAGCTGGTACAGCGTTCAGTTGAACAAGTGACGTATGTACCGCACGAAAACGGAGTTTGGGAATCTGCTTATGAAAAGTTTACGTCGATCATTGAAGCAAAGTAA
- a CDS encoding (Fe-S)-binding protein — protein MKVSLFITCVVDSVFPNVGIAMTRILQKCGCTVIFPPEQTCCGQPSFNSGYTEESKAVGKTLLEAFDDADVVVSPSGSCVGMIKHYYPELFSGDDVLHDKALQLANKTYEFSQFLVNVLDVEDLGAHFPHKVTFHPSCHGSRLLGVKEEPLKLLNQIHDIELVELPYARDCCGFGGTFSVKMGDISGAMADEKATHVRETKADILVGTDMGCLMNIGGRLSRVGTQTRVMHLAELLYEGIQNAEEVNA, from the coding sequence ATGAAGGTCAGTCTTTTTATTACCTGTGTAGTAGACAGCGTATTTCCGAACGTAGGTATCGCAATGACTCGCATCTTACAAAAATGCGGTTGTACAGTCATATTCCCCCCGGAGCAAACCTGCTGTGGGCAACCGTCGTTTAATAGTGGATACACTGAGGAATCGAAAGCTGTTGGAAAGACGCTGTTAGAAGCGTTCGACGATGCAGACGTAGTCGTCAGCCCTTCCGGTTCTTGCGTCGGAATGATTAAGCACTACTACCCTGAATTGTTTTCAGGAGACGATGTGTTACACGACAAAGCATTACAGTTAGCCAACAAAACTTACGAATTCTCTCAATTTCTTGTCAACGTCCTAGATGTTGAAGACCTAGGCGCTCATTTTCCGCATAAGGTTACCTTTCACCCGTCTTGTCACGGCTCTAGATTGCTCGGAGTAAAGGAGGAGCCCTTAAAGCTCCTGAATCAAATTCATGACATAGAACTCGTGGAGTTACCGTACGCGCGAGACTGTTGCGGCTTCGGCGGTACGTTCTCAGTCAAAATGGGTGACATTTCCGGCGCAATGGCTGATGAAAAAGCTACCCACGTACGCGAGACGAAGGCCGACATACTCGTTGGAACAGATATGGGATGTTTAATGAACATCGGTGGGCGCTTGAGTCGAGTAGGAACACAGACGAGAGTCATGCATTTGGCGGAACTACTCTATGAAGGCATACAAAATGCAGAGGAGGTAAACGCATGA
- a CDS encoding LutB/LldF family L-lactate oxidation iron-sulfur protein, producing the protein MSISTGSHSKVLDRAQIALHDDFLRGAVRFTTDRLRNKKQSVTESFGNWEQWRERGEQIRAHTIANLDVYLQQFTDKLETLGAKVQFAADAKEAVIAVQEVVQNKEAHKVVKSKSMVSEEIHINHHLEESGVRVVETDLGEYIIQLANETPSHIIIPAIHKNREQIRELFEADGAVNLTTETTQLTAFARQKLREEFLSADIGITGCNFAIAETGSIVLFTNEGNADMVMNLPKTHIVIMGMERILPSLADLEVMAHLLPKSATGQNVITYMSMVTGPKRTDDLDGATEMHVIILDNGRSKQLGDPQFQSLLNCIRCGACLNVCPVYRQIGGHAYGSVYPGPIGAVLSPLLNEGEAFRDLPYASSLCGACYEACPVRIPLHDMLVHQRQRQVQQGHGKPMERIAFNGYQRFFGKYKRYKFAVRMARSLQGVVARDGKITARIGPLTGWTSTRDFPALPSKSFRDLWPELANNSEEDNREQG; encoded by the coding sequence ATGAGTATCTCCACTGGATCTCATTCCAAAGTCCTAGACAGGGCCCAAATCGCATTACATGATGACTTTTTGCGCGGGGCCGTGCGATTTACAACCGATAGATTGCGCAATAAGAAACAATCCGTAACGGAGTCCTTCGGCAACTGGGAACAATGGCGTGAACGCGGAGAACAAATACGGGCACATACGATTGCAAATCTTGACGTGTACCTTCAACAATTTACGGATAAGCTCGAAACTTTAGGAGCAAAAGTTCAGTTCGCAGCCGATGCCAAAGAAGCGGTTATAGCCGTACAAGAGGTTGTGCAAAACAAAGAGGCACACAAAGTAGTAAAATCCAAATCGATGGTATCTGAGGAAATTCATATCAACCACCATCTCGAAGAGTCTGGAGTCCGTGTCGTCGAGACCGATCTCGGTGAGTACATCATTCAACTCGCGAACGAAACACCTTCGCATATCATCATTCCGGCTATCCATAAAAATCGCGAGCAAATTCGGGAGTTATTTGAGGCCGACGGGGCTGTCAACCTCACAACCGAAACAACACAACTCACCGCGTTTGCGCGGCAGAAATTACGTGAGGAATTTCTGTCTGCCGATATCGGCATTACAGGCTGCAATTTTGCGATTGCAGAGACGGGATCGATTGTCCTGTTCACCAATGAAGGAAATGCAGATATGGTCATGAATCTACCCAAAACACACATCGTCATCATGGGGATGGAACGTATTCTGCCATCGCTCGCAGACCTTGAAGTGATGGCTCATCTACTGCCAAAGAGTGCAACGGGCCAAAACGTGATTACGTATATGTCCATGGTAACCGGTCCGAAACGTACCGACGATCTCGACGGTGCCACCGAGATGCACGTCATCATTCTCGATAACGGCAGGTCAAAACAGTTGGGCGACCCACAATTCCAATCCCTGTTAAACTGCATTCGCTGCGGGGCATGCCTGAACGTTTGTCCGGTCTATCGTCAAATCGGCGGACACGCATATGGTTCAGTCTACCCAGGACCCATTGGCGCTGTACTCTCTCCCCTCTTAAATGAAGGTGAGGCGTTTCGCGACTTACCTTACGCATCAAGTCTATGTGGCGCTTGTTACGAAGCTTGTCCGGTTCGCATTCCACTTCACGACATGCTCGTTCACCAACGTCAGCGACAAGTTCAACAAGGACATGGCAAGCCCATGGAACGTATTGCATTCAACGGTTATCAGCGGTTTTTTGGCAAGTATAAACGATACAAATTTGCCGTTCGTATGGCGCGTTCCTTGCAGGGAGTCGTTGCGCGCGATGGGAAAATAACGGCAAGGATTGGCCCACTGACCGGATGGACATCAACCCGAGACTTTCCTGCTCTACCTAGTAAATCATTTCGCGACCTGTGGCCAGAGCTGGCCAACAACTCGGAGGAGGATAACCGTGAACAGGGATGA